The Anolis sagrei isolate rAnoSag1 chromosome Y, rAnoSag1.mat, whole genome shotgun sequence genome contains a region encoding:
- the LOC137095365 gene encoding centromere protein Q-like, whose amino-acid sequence MHWLIKSILYKTGKNHNEIRKHLNLLKKIFLNSFKTIQVPVRKLNSCEKVHRILVEEKNKTVAIEDDLEQLQKELDKALQATVFNDNNIQTLQNKIEKLKCNLAVEEAASSKLFQTESKYDPFLPGIFEDCAKAPILQNELLKVKNQPVILNDLNTIQQSYEMKTLSMFPDQAYEM is encoded by the coding sequence ATGCATTGGTTAATAAAGTCCATTTTGtacaaaactggaaaaaatcaCAATGAAATCAGAAAGCATTTAAATCTTCTCAAAAAAATATTTCTCAACAGTTTCAAGACCATACAAGTTCCAGTAAGGAAACTAAACAGCTGTGAGAAAGTGCATAGAATTCTAGTAGAGGAAAAGAATAAGACTGTTGCCATTGAAGATGATTTGGAACAGTTGCAGAAAGAGTTGGATAAAGCTTTGCAAGCCACAGTGttcaatgataataatattcaAACTTTGCAGAACAAAATAGAGAAATTGAAATGTAACTTGGCAGTAGAGGAAGCAGCATCAAGCAAGTTATTCCAGACAGAGAGTAAATATGACCCTTTTCTTCCTGGTATCTTTGAGGATTGTGCAAAAGCACCAATTCTTCAGAATGAGCTCTTGAAGGTTAAAAACCAACCAGTTATTCTTAATGACTTAAATACTATTCAGCAATCATATGAAATGAAGACTCTGTCAATGTTTCCTGATCAAGCCTATGAAATGTGA